A stretch of DNA from Lujinxingia litoralis:
CGCCGTGGTCTACGACATCAAGTACGTCCTTCCTCCCGGCGACTCCGACGCGCGCCTCTAATTCACTCTCCTTCGGCCCGACGAGCTCTTTATGAAGATCCTGGTCACCGGCGCCGCCGGTTTCATCGGCTCCCATCTCTCCCACCGCCTCCTGGAGCGCGGTGACACCGTGGTGGGCGTCGATAACATCAACGACTACTACGACCCGAACCTCAAGCTCGCTCGCCTGGAGCGCCTGCAGACGCAGGAGAACTTCTCGTTTGAGAAGCTCGAGCTGGCCGATCGCCAGGGCGTGGAAGCGCTCTTCAAAAAGCATGACTTCGATCGCGTCGTGCACCTGGCCGCCCAGGCCGGCGTGCGCTACTCGCTGGAGAACCCCCACGCCTATATCGACTCCAACATCGTGGCGTTTACCAACATCCTGGAGGGCTGCCGCCACCAGGAGACTCCGCACCTGGTCTACGCCTCCTCGAGTTCGGTCTACGGCGCCAACACCTCGCTGCCCTTCTCCATCCACGACAACATCGACCACCCCGTCAGCCTCTACGCCGCCACCAAGAAGGCCAACGAGCTGATGGCCCACACCTACAGTCACCTCTACGGGCTGCCGACCACCGGGTTGCGTTTCTTCACGGTCTACGGCCCCTGGGGACGCCCCGATATGGCGCTCTTCCTCTTCACCGATGCCATCCTGAAAGGGCGCCCCATCAAAGTGTTCAACCACGGTGATATGCAGCGCGACTTCACCTACATCGATGACATC
This window harbors:
- a CDS encoding NAD-dependent epimerase; the encoded protein is MKILVTGAAGFIGSHLSHRLLERGDTVVGVDNINDYYDPNLKLARLERLQTQENFSFEKLELADRQGVEALFKKHDFDRVVHLAAQAGVRYSLENPHAYIDSNIVAFTNILEGCRHQETPHLVYASSSSVYGANTSLPFSIHDNIDHPVSLYAATKKANELMAHTYSHLYGLPTTGLRFFTVYGPWGRPDMALFLFTDAILKGRPIKVFNHGDMQRDFTYIDDIIEGVVRVTDRVAEPNASWSGDAPDPGTSAAPYRIYNIGNNNPVQLMDMIGALEECLGQEAQKDFLPMQPGDVQATYADVDDLIADVGFKPDTPIQEGIANFVAWYREYYTR